TGCTCTGAGTCTAGAAGATATTCCAGGTCAGCAAAAACAGCTCCCAGGTTGACCTGGGGTGTGGCGAAGACGTCATGACCAGCCTGACCTCCAGCGTTGTCCTGGCCACCATTGATGGTGTCGTTGGGTACCGGCGGGACGGCAGTGAACCGGCCGCTACGGGGGTGGCGGGCGGCTAACGAACATGCTCGGCTCGTTCCTGTTGGCGGCGCCTGCCGCGATCCCGGTTCCTCTTGTTGCGCCCTTCCTCCTAGGAGGAAGTTTTAACATCACATGGAGGTTCGTCGGCGGAGACAACAAAGACTTCCCGATCTTGTGACGAGAGCTTCCATCGTCGCCCTCACCATAAGGGTTTGGGGTTAGGACGAAGCAAGGGATTTGGAACTCAACGCAATCTAGAAACTGGGTGGGTCGttagattggatctggaaagatTGCACGAGTTTTTCGAAAAACACGGCAGCCGAGTCCTTGATGCCAAAAGGGGCGCGGGGAGAGCCATACGCCGATATTCCGGGACGTAGTGCTGCCtcagagaggttgatgcactcagcaatggtgttgctgatgcgatcgaGGCCCACGATTAgatcggagggtgtgggtgggcgggttgccACGAAGATGTATGGGaccctctctgagagagagagattgtcgacctgctgggcaagcagcatgatgatcctcgggtgaagaccttgctccATTGAAGCAGATTCGACGGATGCCGAGCTGGCGGCGGACGTCGAGTCGGGGAAGGAGGATGTGGAGTCGGAGTCCATCAGCATGCTCCCGAAGTGGAGCTGGATCGAATTGGCGagaaagtccttcatgctctcagggAAGATGACGCTGGGACGGGATGCCAttgagctcgctggggaggatctcacgatcactcctacctggcatgccaactgtcagatttagtgactggcagtccaccagggggttacctagGTGGTAGATTGGTAGGCAagggagatcgtaagaccaagaactcgaatggtaacacatgaacgcaaggtttagataggtttgggtctcgagagtaataccctacatcctgtgttctggtggattgtattgctagtTTGCGATGCAATGAGTTGAGGTGCCTTACCCTCGAGGGCGCCCCTGgatgccttatataggctgatgacctatgGTTATAATCGGATAAGATCTAATCcaagtcggttgttacatggaaaataatttaagtcggtttacaacaagtatctcgTGATATCCGGGCAGAATCCGTTTGCCCGACCTCCGAACTTGTGCTCCACGAATCTTCTTACCTTGGCCCGCACAGCGTGgtcgggcaggcccacttgtcagaaCTGACCATTATCCTGGTCGATGGGACCcttgggtacccttatccctcaattAGCTTGTTAGTTTTATTGGATTTCTTAGTCCAAACATAACATTTGTTTACTAATCATTCCCTTCCTCTAATAGACTCTGGTTGCCTTGATAATTTCCTAGATTTACATTTAGGGTTAGTTTGGCAAGACTTGAGTTGTGGCTGAAACGATTCCGGCTACGACTACTATGCTAGAGTAGCTAGTAGATCCGAAGCTGTTCTGAAAAGCATTTGGGAAAAACATCCTGATGAATCCAAATAGCTCATCGACTATTCAAGCCGATTCAACATAACTTCACAATAACCATCAGCTAGACAGCTGATAGGAGACAGAGCATCGTTGAGTTCTTGCTCcacatagctagagccacaaaccgatgagatctaaactaacgtcaccaccaatatttctaggtgaaaccacagcgatgcgcccggtggttgcaacctagaaacactcagcaggacgTCAATCCAGACCCTGCTAGCCAATGAATCTAATCATAATGTAACTTAATtccaacagcactcgaagggTAGCTAGGATTAAGATGTAACAGGCTATCAAGCGATCTATCTTCTATGATGagccgatctaaagctaattaaagcaaacggaatggcaagacgatagaacagataaatatcagccgatgcaagcttaatcaaggcaggataactggtgaataccgtagatcgagacagaagcgatgcgccgtaactcaaagatccaagatacttgataactggtagatgaaactagacccaacgacagcgatgcgcccagaAGTTGAAGTCTAGTACACCTGATGACGGGGACTTGCAACTTGCTgaagatcgaggtcgatgcagcccagcttgctagaaggaactcatagagaagctacattactcctactcctaatgcaatggcgtgaggctgaaaggtaaaggtaaatatgtttgattattgatcgtgtgattctCTTTACAATAGCcacgaccctttatatttatagggcggatggcgACGTTACATGGCAAGGCTCCaatcacgtacacaatcttttctaatcaaaactctatctctaactaatccaactctatctctaatcaagcttatccctaaccaactctatctacagaatattttattcaactcttgccgtgtgcgttgattttctttttttgctttctttttcttcagccttatttaggagatttcatcattttttgcatcatcgcCCGATTacttcctttcagagcatatttccaaattttggtgttaacacaggcccccagtttcgaagtatgaaggcttcatgttctgAAACTAACTATAGAAGGTTGATAAtttggtgtcaacacaggccacccagtttcggagtatgaaggtTTCATGTTCTGAAACTAATTATAAAAGTTTGATGCTTgcctttagagccaatgacgtCTAATTGCAATATTcatcgactcctcttgaaatataaagaaccccATCAGCTTGATGCCTTGATCCCACTTTGGGCTGATAAATTCGCCGGCAGTAGAAATAACAGATcagtctgttgacaccaaaacttggtgcagtaaccagcaagcttttgttgtcaacgcAGACCCTCTaatttcggagtatgaatatttcatgcttcgaaattaatatccaatatattttataagcagccgatactattttgcctgaaccaatcagccgatgcaatttatGCAATTTTCTTTATTTGCCAAGCAGTCAGCCGATGCTAATTGGCCAAGCAatcaatcagccgatgcttactttttatttcaatcaatcGATGCAATTTTAACTCCATCGGACTTGCCATCGGCCATACCTTTGCGTCAACCGAGATGAAGAGATATTTTTATTTCATCATGCACAAGGATCAACCGATACTATTTTTGtttcaatcagccgatgcaattttaaCCCCATCGGCCGAAATATAGCCAGTAGCACTATCGGCTGGATCCCCATCGGCTGACTGCTCTTCTTATCCCTCTTTCTTTTATATTTGTCTCTTGCCCATCGGTTGGAACCTCCCATCGCTAGCtgctcctttcttcttcttttttcttcttttatttattcatttgCCCATCGGCCGGGACTTCCATCGGCTGGCTGCtcccttctttttttaatttccaACTGGCTGATGCTAATCGGTCGAtgcctttctcttttttttaattccaactGGCTGATGCTAATCAGCTAAtacctttctcttttttataATTCCAACTGACTGATGCTAATCCGCCAATGCCTTTCTCTACAATTGGTCGCTGTATTTTTTTAACCAATCCGCCGATGCTTCTCTTCAATCGGATGATGAACTTGATACAGCTGCCGAAGATACTCTTTTTATCTGAATAAACATGTGAGTCTTATAACTGTGTCCCACCGAGtatgccaaaatgtgttgacgcaaaatcctgacggtggtggaccctgcatcagcacatgaggacctgggagatctgcttaactccagtgcagaatccaaatcgacgcgcgtggtgtgcgcggacGTGCCAAttagtttgaccattcaactgacaaggggAAGATGATCCTTTCGAAGTTCGAGGCAAATGGACGATCAGGCCGATGTGATCCGAGCACTAGTAGCGATAATGGTGtagcaaaataaatcatgataaaCAAAATATCAGCCATGAGTCCGATTCCAACATCCTGATGAATGCAAATGGCTCATTGGCTATTCAAGCCGATTCAACATAATTTCACAATAACCATCGGCTAGACAGCCGATAGGAGACAGAGCGTCGTCGAGTTctcgctccaccatagctagagccacaaaccgatgagatctaaactaatgtcaccaccaatattcctaggtgaaaccacagcgatgcgctcgGTAGTTGCAacctagaaacactcagcaggacATCAATGCAGACCCCGCCAACCGATGAATctaatcacaatggaacttaattccaacagcactcgaagggTAGCCAGGATTAAGATGTAACAGGCTATCAAGCGATCTATCATCTATGATGagccgatctaaagctaattaaagcaaacggAACGACAagatgatagaacagataaatatcagccgatgcaagcttaatcaaggcaggataactagtgaataccgtagatcgagacagaagcaatatgccgtaagtcaaagatccaagatacttgATAAccggtagatgaaactagacccaacgacagcgatgcgcccggaagTTGAAGTCTAGTACACCTGATGACGGGGACTTGCAGCTTGCTGAAGATCGAGGTCGATAAAGCCCAgattgctagaaggaactcatcgagaagctacattactcctactcctaatgcaatgacgtgaagccgaaaggtaaaggtaaatatgtttgtttattgatcgtgtgattctCTTTATAATGGCCAcaaccctttatatttatagggcggatggcgACGTTACATGGCAAGGCTCCAatcacgtacaaggcaagtcacgtacacaatcttttctaatcaaaactctatctctaactaatactctatctctaatcaagcttatccctaaccaactctatctacagaatattttattcaactCTTGCtgtgtgcgttgatttcctttcttgctttctttttcttcagccttatttaggagatttcgTCATTTTCTGCATCATCGCCCGATTacttcctttcagagcatatttccaaattttggtgttaacagttttcatgaatggatgaagGTGATAACTGTCTAGTGTACACTTATCTAATTGATTTGTTGTTTTTACATTCTTTCAATTATAAAGTGGATTtcatttgaaaaataaatttatgAATGGAAACTTTAGCCTACCCATGTCTTTTTTAATGCATTTTTTCACTTTCTTACTCATTCCTTatatcttctctttttttcccatttctcctcttttcttccacttctcttccttccttatCCAATTGACCCGTTATCCTCTTTCCGCAACCACCCTCTTTCTTCTTCGATGCCTACTTGCTTCACCCTGCACCGCGCGTGCTACACCGCCACTGCTCCGTTGCGTCACTCCAGCCCGCCGCATGCACACCACTGCTGCTCCACCACGTCACTCTAGCCCACCGCTACCTTGCTCTAGCTCACCCCCGTTTGCACACATCTCCGCCCCTTCCTCCGGCTTTCTTGCTCTGGCCCATCTCATGTCCCCCGACTGCACTGTTGTTGCCCCGCTGTATCTCTACTACATGCTCGCTGTTGTCCTTCGGTACCCCTCCCGCCGCAGCTCTACTGCATGCTCGTTGTTGTCCTTCGGTGCCCCACACCCTATTGCCGGCTGCCTCTAcactctcctccacctccgcctctcGCTGTTGGGTGCCTCCATCCCAGCCTCTTGTTATCGATCACCTACGGGTCCCTCACGAGGACAGGGATagcaaaaatgagaagaaacTGTAGGGAGTCACGTTTTTGGACGCCCTCGCCCCCTTCATCGAATGGCTCCTCCAAGCATGGTTTGGAGGCTTCTCCGGTGGAGTTGTTTGTTTCCCTGCCGCTTGGCACAGCTTAAGTAGGGGCGGCTCGAGAGCTGCCGAAGTCTTATATTATCATCTAAACAACTATTGTCCATGATCAAATGTTTTTGTCAGTTTAGCCACTCCTTTTCTAACCATATTACGCATTCTGCACTGGATTAATATGTCAATCAACAATGTCGAAACCACACATAATCTTTAAAAGTTGTTAATTATGATCACCATTGCCAAGCACTTTTACACCGGTACATCCTTGCTGACTCTAGTTTGGCAATCTAAATGGACGAAAGAGAGATGCAGACATATTTATTAGAGAGAAAAATAGAACATATTTATTAGAGAAAAAGTAGAATACTGCATATAAGGTAATTTGTCCGGAATGGAATTTGTGACCTAAGTGAGCATAACTCTAGCAAGGTTTTTTTTACGGTGGAACTTGTTTACCTAGGTTCAAATCCTCGACTCGGCATAGATGCTTGCAGTTTTTCTAATTTGCCATATTAGGTACGGATTCGAACCTAGGTActcatatttttctaaatttatcgAATCATTCTCTCAGAGGTATTTATAAGGTAAAATTGCATGAGCGTACGTGAGTGTGTATGTCCATGTTTTAAAAATTGAGGAAGAGGAcatttagggtgcgtttggttttgggaccatgtgggttgggttggagccaacCCACTTTTCTGGGTTGGAGTCGACCCCTCTCTTGTTTGGATGAGAGGGTTGAAGAGGGATAGGTTGGACcaagttttttatttggttggagaAGTTGTGAGGGTCGGGATCCTTGTAACACCGTTAATtgtgggccccacatgtcatcctcttctttctatttcttttttttcctcccttcactcttcttccttctctcctccccgcaAGCACTCCTGGTGCCCCCCGCTACTCCCCGGCCGCCAGCGCGCCAgcccccgccggcggctcctcccccaccgcctccgcgccggcccccaCCGTCGGCTAGcactcctgcgccggcccccgccgctaCCTCCCGGCCGCTCGGTCTCTGCAGCAGGTGCGGGGCCATGGGGCGCCGCGAGGCGAAGCTGCGCcgccgggcaggcggcggcgggagggcgccaGGCCGGTGGGAGGGGGCGGGCAGGCAGCGACGGATGGCTGGCCGGCGGAGGGTGgtggcggggtcgggcgagcaACGGCGGCGGACGCGAGGAGGGcgacctgcgccgccgcccctgcctccccAGATCCCTGCGCCGTCGCCCCGTTGGAGCTGCGGGGGAGCTGCGCCGCCGGAGTTGGAGCCGTAGGGGAGGCAGCTGCGGGAGGGCACGGGGCGGGCGAAGGGCAGGATGATGGTGGGCAGGCAGCGGCGGGGTTGggcggacagcggcggcgggcgagcggcgggcgagcggagaAGAAACGGAGAAGAAATGGGTTGGGATGATTCCATCGTTTTTTTTAGGATGGGATGAACCCGGATCAACTGGGAATATTCCCCATccgggtcggctccaacccaacccacttcgaccccAGAACCAAACACAATATTAATAGACAAATTTGGGAGGCTTCAATGCAAAATATTGCAAAATGAAACGTGGAAGCACCGACCGCCGCGCAAATTGCACGTCAGCACCGAATCCTCCCGACGGACTCCCGGCACCGCAACCGCTGTTCGCCTGTTCCTCTCTCTTCCGCCGGTTCCACGTCACGCGCGCACCAGAGCCGCGGCAGGATTCCCCGGCCGAAGGCGCAGGCCGCGCGCCTCGACCATTCGGTTCCTCCCCAACGCCACACGGGCCtccgccctctccctctccctccccctccccctcccccgctggCGGcggatggcctcctcctccgcctcgccggcgccggcgccggccggggaGTCCCTACGGCAGAAACGCATCCTCTCCAGCAAGCTCTACCTCGAAGTCCCCTCGTCCAAGGTCGGTAGCGGGTGCCCTGCCTCATTTCTAGTTTCGAGAAATCGGGCGAGCTGCCTTCCCGTGTTTTAATCGCATTGTTCCCTTTTCTTGCAGGTGCCGGTGGTCTACTCGCCGGCCTACGACATCTCCTTCCTCGGCCTCGAGAAGCTGTGAGATGCCTCCCCGCCcgcccaccaggccaccacctaTGCCAAAACACGCATCGGCATTCACATGTTTTGTGTCTGACGCAGCGTCCGGGCGACCCCTTTGTGCAGGCACCCGTTTGATTCCGCCAAATGGGGGCGCATCTGCAGGTACCTCACCAGGGAAGGGCACCTGGAGAAGAAACAGGTCGTGGAGCCATTGGAAGCCTGCAAGGAGGATTTGCTAGTGGTGATTAATCAagaatatgttttttttttgtcacctGGTTCAGACTTCATAGCGAATTTGTTCTGATTTTTCTGGATCCCTTGCACTGCTTGCTTAACCAGGTTCACACGGAGGCGTATCTTAACAGCCTCAAATGCAGCTTCAGAGTCGCCTCCATTGTGGAGGTAGTGATTTTTTTAGAAGAAGCGGAATTGGCAATGATTGGCAGCGAATTATGTGTTGCAGCCAGCTAGTGTCTGACAGATGTTTGATATCTTATTAGGTCCCTCCTGTGTCGCTTGTCCCTAATTGGATCGTGCAGAAAAAGCTACTATACCCATTCCGGAAGCAGGTGATGTGTTGTGAATTTGTGCTTTCTTCTGTATTATGTGCAAAACCCAGATCCATAATTTGAGTACCAGGGAAGCATGATAAACTGTTTCCCTCTCTTTCCAAAGGTTGGTGGGTCCATTTTGTCAGCGAAACTTGCACTCGAGAGAGGATGGGCTATTAATGTTGGTGGAGGATTTCACCATTGTTCGGCAGAGGAAGGAGGTGGATTTTGTGCGTACGCTGACATCTCTCTGTGCATCCAGTTTGCTTTTGTCCGTCTAAATATTTCACGGTAATAAACCTTTTATAGTATAACTGTAGCTATAACAACTATGTTTTCCTTAGTTTCTCAGACTCCGTTAATTGCTTATTATATGCTTGACTGCACTTgtgcatatactccctccagtTACACAAATAGTGATACTTTGGGTTACTTGCGGTCAACATATTAGAACTTTGATTATCAATTATTCGTGTACATTGATATTGGATATCTACAAATTGTATAACTAGATTTGTCCAAAAGTTTCATAATCATACTATTTTTTTGTAATGTTTGCCAATATCTtgtagtagaaattagtagtcAAATTGTGTTTTTGGGGACCATGTAGATGTTGAAAATAGTAAACTATCACTCTTTTGTGACTGGAGAGTATTGTGAAGCATGTTCTGCGATGTTAATCCATCTTTCTTCCTGGAATAGTGTAATGCTTGAAGGCAACCTCCCAGGCAGTCAGTTTCATGTGCTTGTAGTCAAATGCAAGGGTGTAAACTTAGCTATACAGAACTAACTGAACTTCCCTTTCAAACATTTGCAGTTTATTGATCATAGATCTGGATGCTCACCAAGGAAATGGACATGAAAAAGATTTTGCTAATGATGGTACAAACTTCTAATTTTCTGTGGATTTTCGGTTCATTATATTTGTCAGTATGACACCAGTTTATCACTCACAGGAAGGGTTTACATTTTGGACATGTACAATGCTGGAATTTATCCCTTTGTAAGGGTCTACATCTTTGGCACTCCTTAGACACCTGCAGTATATCAAgctattattttcttttcttattggTGGTGCTCTTATATAGTATTATCATTATGAATTACACATGATTTAGAGATTACTTATGTAACTTTCTTGTCACTTCTTAAACACAAGTTTTGTTGTGAAACTCTAAATGCATGATCATATTTGGAACAAACCTTATTTTTCATCCATAGATGATGTAATTGTTCACTAGTTAGAAAAGACCAGTTCCATCCACCTATTATACTGCAATGAATTCTGACTGTCTCAATGGTCTCATACTACGATTTTGGTAACATTCCACATTAATGTGATATAGacaccaaaagaaaagaaaagttttGTATTTATCATTCCATTTTGTTTGATACCAGATATATTCCTGAttgtttgtttctttgtaaACTTAAATTGGTCCATTTCAGGATTTCACTGCTAAGCAATACATCGATCAAAAAGTTGAATTAGCTGTAAGTTTCATTTTGCAAACTGCTAATTATGCACGTGCTTCAACTTTTGAGTTAAATTTCTCATTATGTGATTGTGCATTATAGAGCGGGACAAAAACAGATGAATACTTGGAGCTACTTGATAAGGCTCTCGAGGTACATTTACATACCTGCAAAATTGGCTGTAACaagaaatatttatacaggGTACTAGATTAATGTTTTGAAGTGTCAACTTTTGCATGATATACATCCCAAATTTCGACAAGTGAGCACAGAATGATTATCATTTTGACTTCTGATTTGATTAAGTGCATCTATCGATGATGCTATATGttctttatatatatgtatatattcaACTAAGCAAGAGGTTTGAAACTGTGAAAAATCTGGTTCCTTCTACATAGGCTGCATGAACATGATATCGCACTTACCTTCTAAGGAAATGATCATGCACACTTCAAATGCACTTATCTGTAATGCCAGTTTAATGATATTGGGACTACATTTTGCTTTCTCCATATTTTTCTAGACTTTTTGAACCTAGAATAATTCATTATTGTTGTTTATATATGTGCATTTTTAACAAACTTGTTATTCACAGTTCCTCTTAGAACATATTGTTTGCAGGTCTGCAAAAGTAGGTTTCAACCCCAGTTGATTGTTTACAATGCTGGAACAGACATCCTTGATGGTGATCCATTGGGCAGATTGAAGGTACCTTTTCTCCTAAACTCTACCGTCACAAGCATAAGCCACCTAAGCAACCTCCAATGCAATTCTGCAATATGCTGAAATCATGTCTTTAGTTACCTAGTAAGCTAGACTTTGTGCTAGTTATTCCTGGCGACCTAGGTATTATCATTCTCACAAGCAGAAgtactggaaatgctgcaacaGAAATGATCTTATTTTCCATCTTTGCCTGAATAAATTGGTGTAATGCTGCTGAATTCGACATCTTTTGTAGATAAGTCCTGAGGGTGTAATTACCAGAGATGAGAAGGTGTTTAGATTTGCGAAAGATCAAAACATTCCACTGCTCATGCTGACGTCAGGTGAACTATTTCTGACACAATTTTGTAGCCTGTACTGCTAGTCAAACAAATCTGCTAATGCCATATACCTGTGCATGATACCCATCTATGCCGTGTTATCAGGAGGCTACATGAAGTCAAGTGCTCGAGTAATCGCCGATTCGATCATCAATCTCGCCAATAAAAACTTGATAGAACTAGGCAGCCAGTTGGGTTGAGAAAGAATATGTTACTAGTGTTTATCCTAAAGCACACATCTCCTGTATGTATATGACCTCTGAATAGAAGTGTATAGTACTTTTATTTTTGTGGAAAACATATAAGCCACAGAAAAGTTTTGTACATAGCACGGGGCCTTCTTAAATCTTGACTATGTGAATTCAGATACTCAATGCATATAAAGAATTTCAGAAAAAGAAGACTACTATCAGTTTGGCACAGATCAGAGATGGTTACCTTTTTTTCTGCATCTTGAGTCACTCTTACCTTTGTTAACTTGGTGGCACCAAGTCGGCAACTCAGTCCATGAATCACCCCCACCTTGATCTAGCCCATTGTCGATTCTCCACCACTGCTCTGGACATCAATATAAAGGTTGGGCTCAGGGGTTCCTGTCTCCACCTGTGGTTGATGAAGGTGGATCCAGAGGGGTTGCAGAAGGTGCCACACAGGATCATCGAGCTCGAGACATTGTTCCCCATTGGCCAACAAA
Above is a genomic segment from Setaria viridis chromosome 4, Setaria_viridis_v4.0, whole genome shotgun sequence containing:
- the LOC117852122 gene encoding histone deacetylase 2 isoform X1 — its product is MASSSASPAPAPAGESLRQKRILSSKLYLEVPSSKVPVVYSPAYDISFLGLEKLVRATPLCRHPFDSAKWGRICRYLTREGHLEKKQVVEPLEACKEDLLVVHTEAYLNSLKCSFRVASIVEVPPVSLVPNWIVQKKLLYPFRKQVGGSILSAKLALERGWAINVGGGFHHCSAEEGGGFCAYADISLCIQFAFVRLNISRLLIIDLDAHQGNGHEKDFANDGRVYILDMYNAGIYPFDFTAKQYIDQKVELASGTKTDEYLELLDKALEVCKSRFQPQLIVYNAGTDILDGDPLGRLKISPEGVITRDEKVFRFAKDQNIPLLMLTSGGYMKSSARVIADSIINLANKNLIELGSQLG
- the LOC117852122 gene encoding histone deacetylase 2 isoform X2, encoding MASSSASPAPAPAGESLRQKRILSSKLYLEVPSSKVPVVYSPAYDISFLGLEKLHPFDSAKWGRICRYLTREGHLEKKQVVEPLEACKEDLLVVHTEAYLNSLKCSFRVASIVEVPPVSLVPNWIVQKKLLYPFRKQVGGSILSAKLALERGWAINVGGGFHHCSAEEGGGFCAYADISLCIQFAFVRLNISRLLIIDLDAHQGNGHEKDFANDGRVYILDMYNAGIYPFDFTAKQYIDQKVELASGTKTDEYLELLDKALEVCKSRFQPQLIVYNAGTDILDGDPLGRLKISPEGVITRDEKVFRFAKDQNIPLLMLTSGGYMKSSARVIADSIINLANKNLIELGSQLG